In the genome of Hevea brasiliensis isolate MT/VB/25A 57/8 chromosome 14, ASM3005281v1, whole genome shotgun sequence, the window AAAGTATCTGTGGGAGGATATTAAACAGAGGTTCTCGATTGGGAATGGTCCACGAATGTAGCAACTGAGATCGGATCTGGCGAATTATAGGCAGGAAGGTCAATCAATCGTGTCCTATTTCGGAAGACTCAAAACGTTATGGGATGAAATAAACAACTATGATCAGATACCAGTGTGTATCTGTGCAGGCTGCAGATGCAATCTTACCATTGAATTGGAAAGAAAGCGTGAAGAAGAGAGAGTTCATCAGTTTTTGATGGGCTTGGATGAAGAAGGATACGGAACAGTGCGCTCTAATATTTTGAGCACTGAACCCTTGCCCAATTTGAATCGTGCCTATGCTATGGTTGTTCAGCAAGAGCGGGTGCAAACTATGACACGAACCAAGGAAGAAAGAGGCAATCCTATGAGTTTTGCAATTCGAGCAGGTAGTCGAAATTCAGGAGGGGATAAAGACAAATCCTCAATTTGTTCTAATTGCAACCGAGAGGGACATGATGCTGAAAGCTGTTTCCAGCTGATAGGTTATCCAAAATGGTGGGGTAATAGACCACGTGAAACTTCTGCTGGACGAGGAGGTGGTCAAAAGCGTGGCAATGGAGCAGGACGTAGCAAGGGAGGAGTTGCTCGTGCCAACGCCACACAAGCAACTGGAGTTGATGGTGGGCGTGGAATTGTGACAGATTCAAATCGAAAGGGTCTTAGTGGATTAAATGAAGAACAGTGGGCTGCTTTGCTGGGCATGTTGAATTCTTGTCAGAATGGTGGCAAGGAGAGGCTGACAGGTACGCAGAGGATATTTCCTTGGATTATTGACACAGGAGCTTCCCATCATATGACAGGAACGTTGGCTTTTTTGAGTGAATTGCGTGACATTGTGCCATGCTTGTTTTAACCAGATGCGAGAGTCTTCAAAGTTTACCAGAGCTTCCATCATGCTTAAAATACTTAATTGCAAGTGATTGCCCCTCTCTGGAATCTGCATCAATTTCTTTCCATTTCTTAGAACAtgaagatgaaaatgaaaaagcaGATAAAAGTGAAGAATTAAATGTAGAGTGGATTTCATATATGACTCTGGAAATAGACAGGGACACAATAAATTCATCTTATTTATGAATTCTGATGGTTATTATGAAGGTCCGTGGTGTTGGAACTCATCACACTTGTTGCTTTCATTCAATGGATTGAGGACACGTTTTGATGAAGAGTGTTTCGTTAAGGCCTCATTTTGCTTCACCACTTACGATGACGAGGAGTATACTATGAAGTGTGGGGTACATCCTATATATAGTAGAAATAAAAGGGGAAGCAGAAATCAAGGGCATCAGGATGACGGGGAATTTTGGAAAACAGCttgaagagaagaagaataaataatgaggaagaagaagaggaagaggaggcttcttcttcttcactcgATCTAAATCTCTCTATCTCTTCCCGCTTCCTCTTAGCCAAACCCTACTCACGTTCACTACAGGTATAACTCATTTATAGTTTGCTGTTACTCTTAATTGCTTTACTATTATTACAAATACTTGCAATCTTTTGCAGCTCTATCATCTCCTTATTTGGTTCTTAACAACCTGCCGCTCCATATTTTAGAAAGAGATGGATGACTATACAGGAGAATAATTGAGCTCAAATCAGGGGGAAAAAACATGTGAAATGATAAATACTATTTTCGTTATACGTAATGTAATCAATATTGCAATATACTATGTTGTTATGTGAACATATAATCTATTCTGTCATCCACATTACTACATTAACTTCCAAATCTAATGATTGACTGAAACTGAACCTTCTTCACTTCCAAATCAACTAACATAAACATTGCAAATAAACTACAACTCTCTAACCTGAAGAATGAATAGCCTttatagttataacaggcttaaAATGGAAAGTTAAAGAAATGATAAAATAAGGAAGAGGAACAACAACATCACATTAGAGGAAAACCTCTCTAGTAGAATAAACATTGTAAATAACTAAAAAAGGCTCTAAAATGCCTATGGTGTAGGAACAACAGGAATTGAATTTTCTATTGGCTTCTTTACAGAATTACTCATTGGATTGTAGCCGTGGAGAGAGAATCTTTTTTAGATTGATAACAATCATGGGATTAGTAGTTTTCTTGATCCGCAAATCATCAGCACATTTCCTATCTCCTGCATTTGCATGCTTCTGCACAATAAAAATAGAGTTGCAAAATTAGCAACTAAAAATGAACAAACATTAAGCAGAATTCAGCTAACTTCCATAGCAGTCGGAAAATTTAAAATGGGAGCTATAATACAATTCACAGCAGTCATTCAATTTTATAGTTAAGTATCTAGGCAAGGCTAAAGGCTTTGTTGTTGTGTTTAGGCAAGATCCCTAACATGGCACAACGAAATTCATAGAATTCAGCGACTAGTCCAAAACCGATTGGAGAAAGTGAATACAACATTAAGATCATGAGTTTAACAATAGcaaattttagaggaaaaatgcAACTCCTCAGAAGAAGCAACGTCAAAACCTGAATTGGTGACAAAACTATATTGCTAACATCCTGGTTCTAACATTAGGAGGatcataattatattaattttttttttaattgaaatgatttTCATTAAATAGGCTATATGGAGGTGAGGAGAAAGAAATGAGAACTAATAAGGAACAGTAATGCCCTAATTCTTGTGACAAcagaatttgaaaaaaaaaaaagtaaattaaataaattaataaattgttaagttttgaatttttgaaaaattaaaaaaaaaaataaaagaaagaaagaagtctAGCTGTAATAGAAAGGGgcaaaataggaaaaaaaaatagtCGAGAATTGGGGGAGAAACAGGGGGAGCATCTACAGGTTAGAGAAAGAGGGGGAGGGAGAAAAATAGTTAGTTGTTGTACACTTTCACCCAAGTACCCAAAATTGAAGAAGTGGAGAGAAAGTGTCGCACTGTCCATCTCTTAACATGACGTTTTTTATGCCAATGGTGCCTGCATGCAGTTTCCTTCCATAATTTAGCCACTATAAAACTCTCCCAAGCCTCCATTATTAGCCAATAATTGGAAAGACAGAAGAATCAAAAGTTTTGGGGAAACTAAGTCTACAGCTAATGCACGAACTCGACAAAACATCAGCAGAGGAGAAGGTGGTCACAGAGATCACTGGAACCTTATCTACACCATGAAATCTTCATTAGGCCATTTTGAACCTGttgagtaaaaaataaaaaataaaaaaagactaGCAGCTCTTTGGGTTTCATGTGAACAGCcccaatttcttcaatttttcctgcCTTCAGGTTTAACAATGCAAATTTCATTTGATTGTCGGAAAGCAAATTGGGCAAAGCTTCTCCAATCTTCCATGCAATGTCAAGTGAAGGCCCTGTTATTCCTATTCCTAGACTTGCATATCTATTCAGTCCATGAGGTGAAGATTACTAGATGttataatttttagcaatttctTGATAAGAAGTTTAAATCTTTAATGATTTAATTGACTATTAGCCTGGTTGATTCTCACATCATACGCTTTTCACCTTAAGTTCCACATAAACAACCTGAGCAAGAGATTTTATTTCTGTTTGTGCAATTATAATGTCAATAACATATTAAACTCATTCTTATATCTATTATAGTTGTTAAGGCACAAAATTCAATAGCTGTAGCATTCCTGTTAGGTAATTTCAATTGTCCAACtggcttttttttatttttttgtgggATCATTTAAAACAAGGATTATTTTGACATAATTGATACACCAACGGACTTTGGAATATGCAGAAATCTTGAAAAAGGTGATAAATATATTGAAGATGTCTATAAAGATGTTCAATTCATTTGGGACAACTGTTATAAGTATGGTAGTAAAGGTGACTATGCATTGGACCTCATGAGCTGCAGCTGGTTTATTCGCTGAACAATCAAGAGGTTCGAGTGGTATGCGTTTTATGATAGTGTTCTTTCTCAATCAAATCTTTTTTATTTGTCTGCTAAGGCCCATTTGGTAAACTTGCCTTtccttttttatcatttttaccATTTTGACACTAATATAGCCTTTTATTGGTTGGCGGAAACATTGCCACCACAAAAATACTGGGTCTTACTTATCCCAGGTCTTTTTTTGTTGTTATAAATCATAGCTTCAAAAATGGAGGAATAGCTATTATTTTAGGACTTGATAACACtataaaaaaatgaatttcaGTGCTTTAGGCAATATATCAGtacttttttttatgaaaatatataaattttaatttgtgacATAATTATATCCTCCATTAGTTTTCCTTCAAAATTATCATTAGCTTGCTTACATGGGTCTTAAGCAGGAGTTGTTGGGGCCAAACTATGACGAGAAATAACTAATGTGGCAGGGCAATATATATGGCAACAAATCGGATGAAACATTGCCATAAGATTTTTTTTAGTGCCAAATCATATATGCTATCAGAGGAAAAGTTCATGATTGCTACCACAAAGTAACCCTTCTTTCATCCCAAAACATCATAAGTCAACCATGATTCATTCTGATCCTTTATCAATTGTTAAGTACAGCAATTTGTTCATAGTGGGATTTGTGTGGACAGCTGAAACAGCTGATTCATATGTTCATGGTTTGTCTATGTTAGATAGTTTAGGAAAGTTTTTTTTCTTGTTGTTTATTGGTAAATGCTGTGCTCCATTGGTTTAAGGCTGTCTGGCTTCATTTCACCATGGTTGCCTGAGCATCATTCATTTTCATTGCGCCAGGTGCTGAAGGCCCTCAATGGGAGTAGGACATTGGAGCATCGAATTAAGGACATGGTAAAAGCGATCAATCGAAACAAAAGACAAAAAGGCGTAATGGGTATGTCTCTGTATGGGTTAATTGTTTTTCTGTTAATGCAAAGTATATGAAATTTTCCTCCACTGTTTGTTGTGACAGTAACTCAAGAAGAGGGAGAAGTCAACAAGTCAAGAGGATCCTTGCTGAGTTGTATTTTAGGAGGGAACAGTTAAGGAGTTAGTTGTATTTTAGGAGGGAACAGTTAAGGAGTTTGTTTGTAATTTGTTACTGAAGTTAGCACTTGTTACAACCATAAACTCAATGTACTAGTAAGCATAAATACTGTACAAATCTTGGATTAGGAATTATTTGATCAATAATACAATcatttactctctctctctctctctctctctctctctctctctctctctctctctttcttcttcttccttgaatcttcttctctttctttattCTTTCTTTCTTCTATTCTTCTGTTACTCATGTTGCTACTCTGTGATTGAAGGAGTTCCTGGTCTGAGCTCCACCGTCAGGTCTTGAGAAGTCTATGAGACCAATTCCTGACATTTTGGTATCAAAGCATCAAGATCCTGAGGTCTCTCAAGATTCCACTATAGCTCAGTTGATCAAGCTAGCGAGGAAGGCTATGCAGAATATGGCGATCGAAAAACCTTGATTGCAGAATCTGGAGGAGCAAATGCAATCACAGAATCAGAAAATCCAAGATTTGAGTGCAGGGCTGCATAGAATGGAAGAAATGATGAGCCATAGAATGGAGGAGATGATAAGTCAAATGATGGAATTGATGAAGCCGTCGCAAGGGAAAGGTAAGGAGCCTGTGGTCCCTGAAACTCAATCTAATGTGAGGGTCAATCCTATTGAAATTGGAGCAAATAGTAATGAAGGAAGGGGTATTTTGCCGCTGCCGAAGGggaaagaaaatggggattctggtAATAGTTCTCAGGGGCATAAGAGTTCTTGTAATTTGAGGAATTCTGCGATGAAATTGAAGGTAGATGTTCCCCAATTTGATGGTAGTAATCCGAGAGGATGGGTAAGAAAATGCCAGAAATATTTCCAAGTTTATGATGTGACTGAGGAACAAAAAGTGGAAGTAGCTTCTTTATTTTTGGGGGAAAAAGCTGACATTTGGTTCCAAGGTTAGCAAGTCAGTAGACCAACTGCATCTTGGAGTGAAtttgcagaagagttatgcaagaGATTTGGGAAGTTGACTGTAACTGATGTAGTTGAGGAGTTTAACAAGTTAAATCAAGAAGGTTCAGTATTGGATTATCAGGAGAAGTTTGAGGAGCTTAAGGCTTTAATGTTGAAGTATAATCCAGGTCTATCCGAACCTTATTTTATCTCTAGTTTCATCAGCGGGTTGAGTGAGGAATTGAGACCTGTAATTAAAATGTTTAGACCTGAATCATTGTTGCAAGCCTTTGAACAAGCAAAATTGCAAGAGCAATCCATTGAggctattttgagaaaacaaaagCCATATATTAGGCCATACTTCAATTCCTACAACACAAGAAATGCTCAGTTTAGAAATGCCAATCCCACATCTAAACCTAATTTCTCTACTGCAAACCCAAGTTCTTCTTTCTCTAAACCAATCTCTGTTGCTGAATTGGAGAAACCATCCTCAAAGTTTATTAACTCTGACTTGAAAAAGGGTAATAATAGTTGTTTTAAATGTGGAGACAAGTATTACCCTGGTCATCAATGTAAGACTCAACAAATATTAGCATTGCAGGCTGATGAAGAGGGATTGGAAGAAGTGGGAAATATGGGGGGAGAGGAGGACTATGAAGGTGAGGGAGAGGAGGTTGAGATCTCCATGCATGCCTTAGATGGCAGTATTTCTCCAAATACATTGAAGATTAGAGGGAAGATAGACAAGCAGTCAATTGTCATATTAATTGACAGTGGAAGCATATATAGTTTCCTGGATTATAAAATTGCTAAAGAGTTGGGATGTAGGATGGTAAAAGCCCCTCCACTTTCTGTGACAGTAGCAAATGGTCACAAGATGGTTAGTAGATTCAAGTGTGTTGGGTTTTAGTGGAATATGTAGGGTCATTCCTTCTTTTTCAACATAAGATTGTTGGATTTGGGTGGTTACTTGGAGTGGATTGGATGAGGTCTTATAGTCCAATCACTTTCGATTTTCAAAACCTAAAAGTTTCATTTCAAAAGGAAGGGAAGCAAATTGACCTTATTAGGGTGACTGAGGAAGGTTCATTAAAACTGATGACAGGGAGGCAATTACAGAAATTGTTCAGGAAGGGACTTTCTGGTATGTTCACTCATTTATTTTCTTTGCATGCTGTTGCTGTCAATGATGAACATGTTGAATCTAAGAGTGATGTTCCACCTGAACTACAATTTTTATTAGACAACTATGCAGACTTGTTTAAAGACCCTACGCAATTACCACCTTATAGGGATTATAACCATTCTATCCAACTCAAACCTAACTCCAAAATTGTAAATCTGAGACCTTATAGATACAACCATTTTCAGAAAAATGAAATTGAGAAGCAAGTGAAAGAAATGTTACAAACAGGAGTCATTCAACCTAGCCACAGTCCTTTTACCTCTCCTATTttgttagttaaaaaaaaaagacaacaCTTGGAAGGTtctgcattgactatagacaacTTAATGATGccaccattaaaaataaattcctAATTCCAATTATAGATGACTTGTTGGATGAATTGTGTGGTGCCACCattttttccaaaattgatttgaaagCTGGGTATCACCAAATTAGGATGGCTGAGCCATACACCCCTAAAACTGTATTTCGAACACACCAGGGCCACTATAAATTTAGGGTTACGCCTTTTGGGTTGACCAATGGCCCAGCAACATTCCAAGCCCTGATGAACCATATCTTTGCTCCTTATTTGAGAAAATTTGTTCTCGTTTTCTTTGATGATATACTTGTCTATAGTAAATCATTTCAAGATCATTTGGAACATCTTTCCTTAGTTTTTGACATAGTGAGACAACAACTCTTTGCCAAGAAATCTAAATGCTCTTTTGCAGTAAGGGAAGTAGAGTATTTAGGACATATTATCAGTGGGGCAGGGGTGCATACTGACCCTAAAAAGATTGAAGCTATGATTAAATGGCCTAGGCCTACCTCATTGAAGTCCTTGAGGGGTTTTTTGGGCCTTACAGGATATTATAGAAATTTGTCAAAAGTTATGGGGTTGTTACTAAACCATTGAAAAATTTATTGAAGAAAAATTCTTTTTGTTGGAATGAAGAAGCTAAGGTAGCTTTTAATGAATTGAAGCAACTGATGTCTTCTGCCCCAGTTTTGGCATTGCCTAATTTCACCCAACCATTTGTTTTGAAGACCGATGCTAGTCATATAGGGTTAGGAGCAGTTTAATGCAAAATGGGAGTCCAATTGCATATTTGAGCAAGTCCTTGGGAGTAAAAAACCAATGGTTATCCATATATGAGAATGAACTCTTAGCTGTAATTGTGGCAGTGACTAAATGGAGACATTATTTGGAAAATGCTCACTTTATTATTAACACTGACCATGAGAGTCTTAAGTTTTTGTTGCAGCAAAGGCTTCATACTTATGTGCAGCAAAAAGGCATAATGAAGTTGCTGGGATTGGATTATTCAATCAATTACGGGTCTGGGCATGAAAACAAGGCTGTTGATGCCTTATCTAGATATGCCTTGACTGATCAGCAAGGAGAACTGCAAGCCATTTCTGTTGTGGTGCCAGTGTGGCAGCAAGAAGTCAGTAATAGTTATGTGGTTGATCAATTGGCTCAAGCCCTTATTACTGCACTTACAATAGATCCTCATTCTAAGCCACATTATCAAGATAAAGCAAGGTTGTTACGATACAAGGGCAAGGTATATATTGGTGACTCTTTTGAGCTCCAACAGATACTTATTTCTACTGCTCATGATTCTCCAGTTGGGGGACATTCGGGTATGAAGGTGACTTATCATAGGTTGTCTCAATTGTTCTATTGGCCTAAAATGTTGCAGCAGGTGGAGAGATGGATTATGAGTTGTGACATATGTCAACGATGCAAAGGTGAATCATTGCCCTACCCTGGGTTATTGCAGCCACTATCCATCCCATCTCATGCATGGTCATgtatttctatggattttataAAGCAGTTGCCTAAATCTGAAGGTAAAGATGTCATCATGGTGGTTGTTGATAGGTTCACTAAAGTTGCTCACTTTATAGCCCTTGCACATCCTTATTCAGCTGAGAAAATAGCCAAGATATTCTTGGATAACATTTTCAAGTTGCATGGGGTTCCTACAAGCATGGTGAGTGATAGAGATAAGGTCTTCACCAATCTTTTCTGGCAACAATTGTTTAAGGCTTTGGGAACTAAATTGCACATGAGTGCAGCCTACCATCCTCAGTCAGATGGCCAGACTAAAAGACTCAATAGATGCTTGGAAAATTATCTTAGATGCATGAATTTTTAGCATCCTTATAAATGGAGTTCATGGCTAAGTTTAGCTGAATGGTGGTACAATTCTAGCTTTCATTCTAGCATTAAAATGTCTCCTTTCCAGGCCTTATATGGATATCCACCACCCATTTTTAATATAGCAGAACCTGCTGCAATTTTAGTAGCTAAAGTGGAGGATTTACTAGTAGAAAAACAACAATTGGCAAATGCGTTGAGAGAAAATTTATTGATTGCTCAAAATCGAATGAAACAGTATGCCGATTTGAAGAGAACTGAGAGAGAGTTTAATGTTGGGGATTGGGTGTTTCTGAAGTTGCAACCTTATAAACAACTATTAATGGCAGTTAGGAAATGTGTGAAATTGTCTCCCAAGTATTATGGTCCATTTTTAGTTTTGCAAAGAATTGGATCAGTTGCTTATAAATTGAAATTACCTGCGGATTCCTCCATACATGATGTTTTTCATGTGTCACTATTGAAGAAAAAGGTGGGAGCAGATCAATTTCTTCATAGTTCCTTACCTAAGTTCAACAAACAGGGGCTATGGAAGGGTCCTGTGGCAATTTTGAATAAGAGGACTATTCAAAAGGATGGCAAAGATGTGGAACAAGTGTTGGTGCAATGGGATACCTTGTCAATTCAAGAATCAACTTGGGAGGATAAGAATTTTGTTTCACAACAATTTCCTCAGATCATTCTTGAGGACAAGAATGCTGTTGCGAAGGGAGGTAATGTTGTGACAGTAACTCAAGAAGAGGGAGAAGTCAACAAGTCAAGAGGATTCTTGCTGAGTTGTATTTTAGGAGGGAACAGTTAAGGAGTTAGCTGTATTTTAGGAGGGAACAGTTAAGAAGTTTGTTTGTAATTTGTTACTGAAGTTAGCACTTGTTACAACCATAAACTCAATGTACTAGCAAGCATAAATACTGTACAAATCTTGGATTAGGAATTATCTGATCAATAACACAATcatttactctctctctctctctctctctctctctctctctctttcttcttcttcctcgaatctttttctctttctttattCTTTCTTTCTTCTATTCTTCTGTTACTCATGTTGCTACTCTGTGATTGAAGGAGCTGCTGGTCTGAGCTCCACCGTCAGGTCTTGAGAATCCTATGAGACCAATTCTTGACACTGTTCTAGACATATTTTGggaattcttgaaattaaatgGTAATTCCCGGATTCTGAATATCCAACTTTTAGACGTCTCATTGAGGttatttggtaaatctacattGGCAGCAGATGAATCCAGCAGGAAATGATGAATGGTCATACAAGTAGCAGAGGACAATTTTTTCATCTTTCTTTTGTTGTTTTCATGCTCAATTTTCTGCTGGTCCTGTGAGATATTTTGGATGATTAAATCTTATAGTTGTGAAATTTATTCAGTGTGGTCCAGTTGTTAACTGGTGTTAAAACTTGGATAAAATCTAATGTAAACATCAAACAGACTCCATGTGGCCCATGTGTCAGTGCACCCTGCTTTTTCTTTGTTCTCACATGTTAGACAGTGTCTTAGATTGCACAAAATGTTGTATCATAATCTTTCTTTGCTTTAAATGACATAGCTAGTTCTAATTTGCAGAAAGCGCCATAACTTGATTGCCTATGCGCCGTATGTGTTCTAAAGTGCCGTAGAAGAGAGCGTGAGGAGAATGCTGGACTTGCTAGCGGTAAGATTGGAGGCGCTGATAACAAACATGCTCATGAGTTGAAGCAAGAGGTGTGTCTATATTTTTTTACTAATGAATGGTATCCATTTTCAAACTTCGTTGATCAAGTAGATATTAAGTTTGTCATAACCAATCCACCATTTCATGTTATATAACTAACaaggaaaatatatatatatatatatatatatatatatatatatatatatatatatatatatatatatatatataaacaaatgcAAGTAGTTgttaaatcattttttttattattattatgaagtgGCAGATTAAACAGGCTTAGAAAATAAATCTTGTTCCACCTCAAAATCTCTTTTAATGCATAAATTCCTCCACCTAGCCTAACTCTTCACATATAGGTCATTGATAGATATTGCATTATCAGCAGAGTAACAAATtttgttttttaaaaaaaatcatcaatCCCCAATTTCTCATACTAAAATTTCATACTCTACTAATTGATTGATTAGTTAGACACAAATCATGTCATCTTTTTAACATTTCAATAGCATGAAAGAATGAGTAACAATTCTAATGACTTATTAATTTAAT includes:
- the LOC131172563 gene encoding uncharacterized protein LOC131172563, with protein sequence MLKYNPGLSEPYFISSFISGLSEELRPVIKMFRPESLLQAFEQAKLQEQSIEAILRKQKPYIRPYFNSYNTRNAQFRNANPTSKPNFSTANPSSSFSKPISVAELEKPSSKFINSDLKKGNNSCFKCGDKYYPGHQCKTQQILALQADEEGLEEVGNMGGEEDYEGEGEEVEISMHALDGSISPNTLKIRGKIDKQSIVILIDSGSIYSFLDYKIAKELGCRMVKAPPLSVTVANGHKMVSRFKCVGF